From one Sus scrofa isolate TJ Tabasco breed Duroc chromosome 9, Sscrofa11.1, whole genome shotgun sequence genomic stretch:
- the LOC102167734 gene encoding ubiquilin-1-like produces MARAGEEAGDSRLVSGREPRSRIIRVSVKSPQDCQEFLLAENSSIRHFKKQISNRLQCDADRLVLIFSGKILRDQDLLSQRGILDGTTVHLVVRTHGRGTLPAPGTLLGPTLRCAPRAEPSTWERLCRLARSSPDLANFLGQLAQLLTAMPESAGHLLEDPMVQGLANEKPANAGPVPASSRPVQKPGPVLKALGDRQNLAQQQEPLPADRQGLEALKAVPGGDNAMRLVCSDIQHLMLSTLAPLVASKGHSPGSEACRGGASPHSVTNTTTSAPARPLAQEVSTGIAAQARGLVSNQASSGCRTGASDLYSAQGSQQPIEKAPPASHLSPPPTALRRAFHVLQRNPALLQQLAPDSPLRHQMPPLPILTNPRALQALIQIEKGLQILSQEVPGLGPCLWGPGRPHGATSASEPRAGGQGPRADPVQPTLAVLQLLHALASVCSQSTLSSRPLTEGPYQQELEHLKAMGFANRDANLQALMATGGDIHAAVERLLGVPEA; encoded by the coding sequence ATGGCACGGGCTGGGGAAGAAGCCGGGGACAGTCGGCTGGTGTCTGGACGGGAGCCACGATCACGCATCATCAGAGTGTCTGTCAAGAGCCCACAAGACTGCCAGGAATTCCTGCTGGCAGAAAATAGCAGCATCCGCCACTTTAAGAAACAGATCTCCAACCGCCTTCAGTGTGACGCGGACAGACTGGTGCTCATCTTCTCCGGAAAGATCCTCCGGGACCAAGATCTACTGAGCCAGCGGGGCATCCTCGATGGCACGACGGTCCACTTGGTGGTGAGGACCCATGGGAGAGGGACTCTGCCCGCTCCTGGCACCCTGCTGGGCCCCACCCTCCGCTGCGCTCCCCGTGCCGAACCGTCCACCTGGGAGAGGCTGTGCCGCCTGGCCCGGAGCTCTCCCGACCTGGCCAACTTCCTTGGCCAGCTGGCTCAGCTCCTGACGGCTATGCCTGAGTCTGCAGGGCATCTCTTGGAAGACCCTATGGTCCAAGGCCTGGCAAATGAGAAACCAGCCAATGCCGGCCCTGTCCCTGCATCTTCGAGGCCAGTACAGAAACCGGGGCCAGTTCTGAAGGCCCTGGGAGACCGGCAGAACCTGGCCCAGCAACAGGAACCCCTGCCGGCAgacaggcaggggctggaggcctTGAAGGCAGTGCCAGGCGGTGACAATGCCATGCGCCTGGTCTGCTCTGACATCCAGCACCTCATGCTCTCCACTCTGGCCCCACTGGTGGCTTCCAAAGGCCACAGCCCAGGTTCAGAGGCTTGCAGAGGGGGAGCCAGTCCTCACAGCGTTACTAACACCACAACCTCTGCACCTGCCAGGCCGTTGGCACAGGAAGTCAGTACAGGCATAgctgcccaggccaggggcctggTTTCAAACCAGGCCAGTTCGGGATGCAGGACCGGAGCATCAGACTTGTACTCGGCCCAGGGGAGCCAGCAGCCCATCGAGAAAGCCCCTCCCGCCAGTCACCTGAGCCCGCCCCCCACTGCCTTGCGCAGAGCCTTCCACGTCCTGCAGCGGAACCCAGCATTGCTCCAGCAGCTGGCCCCGGACAGCCCCCTTCGACATCAGATGCCACCCCTTCCCATACTCACCAACCCACGGGCACTGCAGGCCTTGATACAGATAGAAAAGGGCCTGCAGATACTGTCCCAGGAGGTGCCCGGGTTGGGACCTTGTTTATGGGGTCCAGGCAGGCCACACGGGGCTACAAGCGCTTCTGAACCCAGGGCCGGAGGGCAGGGTCCTAGAGCAGACCCTGTGCAGCCCACCTTGGCCGTTCTTCAGCTCCTCCACGCTCTGGCCAGTGTCTGCTCCCAGTCCACCCTGTCCTCACGCCCCCTCACTGAAGGGCCCTACCAGCAAGAACTGGAGCATCTGAAGGCCATGGGTTTTGCCAACCGTGATGCCAATCTTCAGGCCCTCATGGCCACAGGCGGAGACATCCATGCCGCCGTTGAGAGGCTGCTGGGGGTACCAGAGGCCTAG
- the LOC100517356 gene encoding olfactory receptor 52D1-like yields the protein MPASNSSEPGLPAALLLTGVPGLEWAHPWIALPFCALYLVALAGNTTLVLVIVTDRTLHAPVYLFLCLLSLTDLALSSTTVPKTLAILWLQAGEISSAGCLAQMFCVHSIYALESSVLLAMAFDRYVAVCHPLRYTTILNHAVIGRIGLLGICRSITVVSPLIFLLRRLPYCGHRVMAHTYCEHMGVARLACADITVNIVYGLTVALLAMGLDSILIAVSYGFILRAVFCLPSRDAQHKALSTCGSHLGVIVAFYVPAFFSFLTHRFGQHRVPRHVHIFLANLYVLVPPVLNPIIYGARTTEIRSRLPRLLHLAKISV from the coding sequence ATGCCAGCTTCCAACAGCAGTGAGCCCGGGCTCCCGGCCGCCCTCCTCCTGACGGGGGTCCCAGGGCTGGAGTGGGCCCACCCCTGGATCGCCCTCCCCTTCTGTGCGTTGTATCTGGTGGCGCTGGCTGGGAACACCACCCTCGTCCTGGTCATAGTGACGGACAGGACCCTGCACGCCCCCGTGTACCTCTTCCTTTGCCTTCTCTCGCTCACCGACTTGGCTCTCAGCTCCACCACTGTGCCCAAGACGCTGGCCATTCTGTGGCTGCAGGCGGGCGAGATTTCCTCTGCTGGGTGCCTGGCCCAGATGTTCTGTGTCCATTCTATCTACGCTCTCGAGTCCTCGGTGCTTCTCGCCATGGCCTTTGACCGCTATGTGGCTGTCTGCCACCCGCTGAGATACACGACCATTCTCAACCACGCCGTCATAGGCAGAATCGGCCTTTTGGGGATATGCCGGAGTATAACTGTTGTCTCACCTTTAATCTTCTTGCTGAGGCGACTCCCATATTGTGGTCACCGTGTCATGGCACACACCTACTGTGAGCACATGGGCGTTGCCCGACTGGCCTGTGCCGACATCACTGTCAATATTGTCTATGGGCTGACTGTGGCTCTTCTGGCCATGGGTCTGGATTCCATCCTCATTGCCGTCTCCTATGGCTTTATCCTCCGTGCTGTCTTCTGCCTTCCATCCCGTGATGCCCAGCACAAGGCTCTGAgtacctgtggctcccacctgggGGTCATCGTGGCCTTCTACGTGCctgccttcttctccttcctcaccCATCGCTTTGGCCAACACCGAGTCCCCAGGCACGTGCACATCTTTCTGGCTAATCTCTATGTGCTGGTCCCGCCTGTGCTCAACCCCATCATCTATGGGGCCAGGACCACGGAGATTCGGAGTCGACTTCCAAGACTGCTTCACTTGGCGAAAATTTCGGTATGA
- the LOC100525938 gene encoding olfactory receptor 52D1-like has translation MPASNSSEPGLPAALLLTGVPGLEWAHPWIALPFCALYLVALAGNAALVLVIVTDRTLHAPVYLFLCLLSLTDLALSSTTVPKTLAILWLQAGEISSAGCLAQMFCVHSIYALESSVLLAMAFDRYVAVCHPLRYTTILNHAVIGRIGLLGICRSITVVSPLIFLLRRLPYCGHRVMAHTYCEHMGVARLACANITVNIVYGLTMALLAVGLDSILIAVSYGFILHAVFCLPSRDAQHKALSTCGSHLGVIVAFYMPAFFSFLTHRFGQHRVPRHVHIFLANLYVLVPPVLNPIIYGARTTEIRSRLLRLPRLWKISA, from the coding sequence ATGCCAGCTTCCAACAGCAGTGAGCCCGGGCTCCCGGCCGCCCTCCTCCTGACGGGGGTCCCAGGGCTGGAGTGGGCCCACCCCTGGATCGCCCTCCCCTTCTGTGCGTTGTATCTGGTGGCGCTGGCCGGGAACGCCGCCCTCGTCCTGGTCATAGTGACGGACAGGACCCTGCACGCCCCCGTGTACCTCTTCCTTTGCCTTCTCTCGCTCACCGACTTGGCTCTCAGCTCCACCACTGTGCCCAAGACGCTGGCCATTCTGTGGCTGCAGGCGGGCGAGATTTCCTCTGCTGGGTGCCTGGCCCAGATGTTCTGTGTCCATTCTATCTACGCTCTCGAGTCCTCGGTGCTTCTCGCCATGGCCTTTGACCGCTATGTGGCTGTCTGCCACCCGCTGAGATACACGACCATTCTCAACCACGCCGTCATAGGCAGAATCGGCCTTTTGGGGATATGCCGGAGTATAACTGTTGTCTCACCTTTAATCTTCTTGCTGAGGCGACTCCCATATTGTGGTCACCGTGTCATGGCACACACCTACTGTGAGCACATGGGCGTTGCCCGACTGGCCTGTGCCAACATCACTGTCAATATTGTCTATGGACTGACCATGGCCCTTCTGGCCGTGGGTCTGGATTCCATCCTCATTGCCGTCTCCTATGGCTTTATCCTCCATGCTGTCTTCTGCCTTCCATCCCGTGATGCCCAGCACAAGGCTCTGAgtacctgtggctcccacctgggGGTCATCGTGGCCTTCTACATGCctgccttcttctccttcctcaccCATCGCTTTGGCCAACACCGAGTCCCCAGGCACGTGCACATCTTTCTGGCTAATCTCTATGTGCTGGTCCCGCCTGTGCTCAACCCCATCATCTATGGGGCCAGGACCACGGAGATTCGGAGTCGACTTCTTAGACTGCCTCGTTTGTGGAAGATCTCCGCCTGA
- the LOC100526123 gene encoding olfactory receptor 51I2-like, whose product MGGNPHNSSEWPTFILTGLLGLETSQDWLFLLLGTLYAVSIVGNALILFIIKEEQSLHQPMYYFLSLLSVNDLGVSFSTLPTVLATFCFHFREISFDACMAQMFFIHLFSFMESGILLVMSFDRYVAICKPLRYATVLSDGRVVRMGVSAFIRSFCLVFPLPFLLKRLPFCKANVLSHAYCLHPDLIRLPCGDITINNRFGLFIVITTFGLDPALILLSYALIVRSVLAIASREGRLKTLHTCVSHMCAVLIFYVPMVGVSMAARYGRHAPLHLHTLLSLVYLFVPPMLNPVIYSIKTKEIRQRLCRMLVGTNF is encoded by the coding sequence ATGGGCGGTAACCCTCACAACAGCTCAGAGTGGCCAACTTTCATCCTGACAGGGCTCCTGGGGCTGGAGACCTCCCAAGACTGGCTGTTTCTGCTCCTTGGTACCCTGTACGCGGTCTCCATCGTGGGCAATGCCCTCATCCTATTCATTATCAAGGAGGAGCAGAGCTTGCACCAGCCTATGTACTACTTCCTGTCCCTGCTCTCAGTTAACGATCTAGGCGTGTCTTTCTCCACACTGCCCACGGTGCTGGCCACATTTTGCTTCCACTTCAGGGAAATCAGCTTTGATGCTTGCATGGCTCAGATGTTCTTCATCCACCTCTTCTCCTTCATGGAGTCTGGGATTCTGCTGGTCATGAGctttgaccgctatgtggccatctgcaagccactGCGCTACGCCACTGTGCTCTCCGATGGCCGTGTTGTACGCATGGGCGTGTCTGCCTTCATCCGCAGCTTCTGCCTGGTTTTCCCGCTGCCTTTCCTGCTGAAGAGGTTGCCCTTCTGCAAGGCCAACGTATTGTCCCATGCCTACTGCCTGCATCCGGATCTGATCCGTCTTCCCTGCGGCGACATCACCATCAATAATCGTTTTGGTCTCTTCATTGTCATCACCACCTTTGGCCTGGACCCTGCACTCATTCTCCTCTCCTACGCACTCATAGTGCGCTCCGTACTCGCCATCGCATCCCGGGAGGGACGGCTAAAGACGCTGCACACGTGTGTGTCACACATGTGTGCGGTGCTCATCTTCTATGTGCCCATGGTCGGGGTGTCCATGGCCGCTCGCTACGGGAGGCACGCTCCGCTGCACCTGCACACACTCCTGTCCCTGGTGTATCTCTTTGTGCCTCCGATGCTCAACCCTGTCATCTATTCTATCAAAACCAAAGAGATCCGCCAGAGGCTGTGCAGAATGCTGGTGGGAACCAATTTTTAA